Below is a genomic region from Persicimonas caeni.
CCCCTGAGCAAGGATCTTCTCAGGCGCATTGTGCAGCCTGTTGTCATTGGACTCATCTTCCGACCGAGCAACCAGCCACGTAGGTGGGTATTCGCTGGCATGAGCCTGTTCTGACTCGTCGACCGAAGGTGCTGAGATTGCCTCGCGAAACATTGCCAGCGCGATCCGCATGGGAAGCCCAATCGCAGCTGCCTCGGGCAAGTTGAGCCGCCAACCCGTGAGCGAGTCGTGCGACGTTGCTCTTCCCCACAGTACCCGGTGAACGGTAGGTTTTGTCTCGGAAAACAGACCCGTCTGGTGACCTGGCCGATGCAAGTTTAGCGAATGAAGCAGAAGCCGAACATCTGCGTAAGTGTGCAGCGCGTGATACGCCTCGAGAGAATGGAACTCTCCGCCAGCACCCTCGAAAATCGACGTAAGCAGCTGCGTCTGAAACTGAGGCTCCTTGCCCTCCTCACCACCGTCCTCATACCAACTTCGCGCGGCTTCGGCGGGCACGTGGAGCAACCATCCCAAACGTCTTGCGAGGGCAATCCCCTCTTTCGACTTCCCCAACTCTGCCAGGGCCTCTTGAATCTCGGCAGGGGGAGAGTTGTCTGGTGACGGTACGAGTTTCAAGAGAACCCACGGGTTGATTTCAGCAGCATCTGCGTCCCGCGCGACTAACCGGCCATCCTGGCGTAGGATTGCCCGCGTCACGCCTTGGTGTTGAAACAATGCCTCGTGATCGGGAAGACGCAGTTCAGATAGTTCGTCGTGCGCTTTTGCGTGAGCAATTGTCAGGAAAGGATTGCCACTCACAGTAGCGATACAGGAACGAGCCACCGTCGCGCGGGTTGTCGCCGCAAGCACCGCTTGACATATCGCGGACGCCTCCCACGGCCGGATTCCCCAAGGCGAGTTTACGTCGAAACCTGGGTACAGGACTTCCGCCCATCGGTCGAAATCACCCAGCCACTCGAGGAGTCGCGGAATTTCCGAACTGGGTACGGCTCGAAACAACCAGGAGCGCGATCTGGGAGAGGACTTCTCGAGCGGCGACCACGTGGACGGATCGGCCGCTTCGATACGCCGCAATTCCTCATAGCGCAGCGCAGCGATGGCTTGGCCGAGACAACTCCAGAAGTGGGCGCGAAGAAAGGAAACGACCAAATGGACGCGCTCACCGGTCACAGAATCGTTGCCACATGCCCGTTTTTTTCCGCCGGCATACCAGCGCGCCGCCCAATCCTCTTGCCAATCTTTTTCATCTTCCTTCGGAGATGGAAGCCGAATATCATTCAGAATTTCGATCAACCACTCCGTTGCGCGCTCGCGCTCATCGAGTGCATCATATTCACCGGCCATCGGACGACGTACGGCAGCTCTGATGACCGCCCGCCACAAACTGAACTTCCAAGGACTCTCAAACATCGCCTGTCGCACGGACCGTCGAATCTCGAGAATCTGCCTAGAATCCTCTTCGACATCTTCCTCCGGGAGCCACGCGCGAACGAGGCGGTTTGCGGCGAAAGCACGCCGTGTGTCTTCGCGCACTTGCTCGTCGTCGAAGTCAAATCGAATCAGTTCGTGGAGATCAACAAGCCGATCCCGCGCGGGTTGCCCAAAGCGCTCTTCGAAGCCCTCGCGCGAGAGGTCACTCATCCGTTCGACCAAGTAGGTCACAAACGGCCCTAGCTTCTCCTTGCGCAACACATGCTCGCCGTAGGGATCGTTGAACCTGTCAAACGCATCGCTATCGGCGTCTTTGAACCAGTCGCTCAATCCAGGACACGCTTGCGAGGCGTCGTCGGCGCGGACACTAGTCAACTCCCCCTGACTAGGCGTATCCTTCAGCTCTGCCGGCTCTTCTTCGGTTATTGCCGCTTCCGGTTTCGGAGCCGGCCCGTCGGCCAGCACCTGTTCGCCGACCAGGTCGGGGTTTTGCGTGCCTACATAAAACTCTTCACATTCGTCGCATTGCTTCGCCGCCGTACTCCCATCCTCGAGGTACTTATCGATCACCTCCTTAACAGGCTCCGGCCCGATTTTTGCCCAATTGAGCCGTAGGTTGGAGCATTTGCCATTCGAGCCCGGCTCACCGAGCTTTGATGGCTCTGCTTTCTTGCTCTCAGCGGCAATACCCTCCCAGAGCATGTCGATTCCCTCGAGAAGCATTTTACGACTCGGCGCGACCAACAGCATGTCGTCCGCGAATCTCAGAAAGATAGAGCAATCTGGTTTTGGCTCAGCAACACGTTCATCGAGCCAACTCAAATAGTGCCAATCGAGCGGCGTCAGGTAGACGTTAAGAAGGAAGTTCGAAAGTGCCAAACCGGTGGGTAGCCCCGGATGGTTCGAACCATCCTGTATCGGCAGCTCATGGGTAATATGTGGAGGCTTCCAGCAATCGTCCCAAATCGACAGTGGCGTCTTCGGGTCCGGTGTGCGGTAACGGATCTTCTGCAGAAGGTCGCAAAGTGTATCCGCAAGGCGCTGACATGTAGCGCGCGTTTCAAGCCTTGACCGAATGTCGGCTGGATAACCCGTCATAGTTTCGCTCGTGGCCTCCGATATATCGCGAACACCAAAATCGCGATGTTCGAGATTCGTGAGACTATTTGGCGAAATTACTGGTTCATCGCACAGCACCGACCTAAACCGATTGCGGAGCTCTTCAATACAGACCGTTGGAAAAGCAAGGCGAAGGTCCAGACTCGTCCAGTACGCCTTCTTTGAGCCACCTTGGCCGTAACGCCCCCACCACTTTTCACGAACAAAGGGAGGGAGCTTCTCGTACGGGTAGTCGTCTGGCGTAAGCGCATCACCGGTTGCGCCACTTTGACTGATCTTCGCCGAGACTTTTGCAGCCGTGCTCCAATGGGCAACTCGCCGATAAAGCCCAAATGCTCGGGCATACGGCTGGTACAGCCGACTATCCGATAAAGAGAACCCCCGATCTTTCCACTTTGGTTCTGCCTCGCGATTGTCCCGGAAGATTCCGCGGAACCAGCGATTGCCGAAGGAGAAGTTCGGCATGACCGCCTCCATCACCGGTGCCAGCAACACTCCAAACACGATGAAAGCCACCTGGTCCTTTGTCCTAGGTGCTGTGTAATGCCGAAGCATTCCTCCTTTTTTTGGATATGGGACCAGTGGAAACAGCGACGGTTCGTAGGTCCCGGTTGCTAGCTCTTTGCCGAGTTCCTCGAGTCGCGACTCCGGAGCGAGTTGCCACTCGATGAAGTCGGCTTCATTGCGGATCTCGCCGAAACGATACCAACTCTGAAGCTTCCGCCATGCAGCATGCAGCACGAGCGGGTGTGAGAGCAGATAGGATACGTCGTCCGAAGATTCGTCTGAACCTTGCTTACTCATCGTTTGACTCACACAAACTTTAGTCAATCCAATCAACCATTGCACCAACACAACAACTGCGTTGATCTTCAACATTTGTATGTCGGAACCGCTACGCGTGAGTCTCTGGGGCCCCGGCAGCCATACTTGCAATCTTAGTACTTCAAGCCGCCAAGCTGGCGGCACATCATCGACGGCTCTCCTACCTCATCTCCTCCACCACCCACGCCTCATTGTTCTCAGCCTCGCAACGAGCACATCCAACACATGCTGTGTGTCGCTCAACCGGTCGACGTTCGGGAAATACCGCGCCAGCAGCCACAGATCCTCAGCAGCAAATGAGCCCACACGACCTCTTGGCACACCGCTGCAGCTCTCTGTCGTGGTCGGTGCAAGGTAGGTGAAGGTGTCGTCTTCGCT
It encodes:
- a CDS encoding reverse transcriptase family protein yields the protein MLKINAVVVLVQWLIGLTKVCVSQTMSKQGSDESSDDVSYLLSHPLVLHAAWRKLQSWYRFGEIRNEADFIEWQLAPESRLEELGKELATGTYEPSLFPLVPYPKKGGMLRHYTAPRTKDQVAFIVFGVLLAPVMEAVMPNFSFGNRWFRGIFRDNREAEPKWKDRGFSLSDSRLYQPYARAFGLYRRVAHWSTAAKVSAKISQSGATGDALTPDDYPYEKLPPFVREKWWGRYGQGGSKKAYWTSLDLRLAFPTVCIEELRNRFRSVLCDEPVISPNSLTNLEHRDFGVRDISEATSETMTGYPADIRSRLETRATCQRLADTLCDLLQKIRYRTPDPKTPLSIWDDCWKPPHITHELPIQDGSNHPGLPTGLALSNFLLNVYLTPLDWHYLSWLDERVAEPKPDCSIFLRFADDMLLVAPSRKMLLEGIDMLWEGIAAESKKAEPSKLGEPGSNGKCSNLRLNWAKIGPEPVKEVIDKYLEDGSTAAKQCDECEEFYVGTQNPDLVGEQVLADGPAPKPEAAITEEEPAELKDTPSQGELTSVRADDASQACPGLSDWFKDADSDAFDRFNDPYGEHVLRKEKLGPFVTYLVERMSDLSREGFEERFGQPARDRLVDLHELIRFDFDDEQVREDTRRAFAANRLVRAWLPEEDVEEDSRQILEIRRSVRQAMFESPWKFSLWRAVIRAAVRRPMAGEYDALDERERATEWLIEILNDIRLPSPKEDEKDWQEDWAARWYAGGKKRACGNDSVTGERVHLVVSFLRAHFWSCLGQAIAALRYEELRRIEAADPSTWSPLEKSSPRSRSWLFRAVPSSEIPRLLEWLGDFDRWAEVLYPGFDVNSPWGIRPWEASAICQAVLAATTRATVARSCIATVSGNPFLTIAHAKAHDELSELRLPDHEALFQHQGVTRAILRQDGRLVARDADAAEINPWVLLKLVPSPDNSPPAEIQEALAELGKSKEGIALARRLGWLLHVPAEAARSWYEDGGEEGKEPQFQTQLLTSIFEGAGGEFHSLEAYHALHTYADVRLLLHSLNLHRPGHQTGLFSETKPTVHRVLWGRATSHDSLTGWRLNLPEAAAIGLPMRIALAMFREAISAPSVDESEQAHASEYPPTWLVARSEDESNDNRLHNAPEKILAQGRRHQRGESRSILEDVSPKSWIATSSRPEDWEILPHPLYFLPLVLKKPARRDGFWANYETWVHALHFFVCVEGSERFLDRVFDNGFGVVPFADRWWLRRRVHLTPETWRLVEALLRWLEDGGGELKRQQTKLDNDPLQNLIDRLDALDLDRAGARDFLYERVDVRLEANEDFEEVRSICGFPPPPVDKRILPEKLRLGSLEKLADELPVRIGQIDASPDWSTLRRRFPALSRREIQEVCHQIWSTAMREADGKSTLAGSSEGLIVFPELVVPTTETGYLRSIVRQTGRSVLAGLVWSPLRCVTPPHVTSTISKRFLVNEAVLIVPMTHEQTHGYRLTREFRIRKPTPAHLEHGFTQALNATIKSSSKKTTSFEVLPGRKWYRFLHPKWGDFSVGICADLLDPTPWMNLRGEVLHLVLSAFNKDVDLYDKLSWVRAYESYANVVVTNHGSYGGSFAWSPRHSQRKEIARIRGNNLHVVADVEFPVRALKEAQQNGVEWAVERSKRQWMGETLPDGGNFKSPPPGFGERDD